The Claveliimonas bilis genome window below encodes:
- a CDS encoding DUF6382 domain-containing protein has product MLEKEYGIEKAEYRRGLEQTMLIFEGETAYIEDYQMKMLEENHIKGFLDVRGRGQDGTSLYEYDITGKRSIKSIYEERKITIREMKKFTKKVLALLREASRYLLDADRIVLDPEFIFYENGEYAFCYYPLGGWDVWKAFHKLTEHFVQWTDYQDDNSVKCAFLLHKETMRENYSLRKILKKLEEDEEEKKTAILQHTEQEPAEYSYDTKEHDWITSQEMGSSILRETDNMWNPVKNFLKRHKKPVWKAWDGIYIDEEEL; this is encoded by the coding sequence ATGCTGATATTTGAAGGAGAAACTGCCTACATAGAAGATTATCAAATGAAAATGCTGGAAGAAAATCATATAAAAGGGTTTTTGGACGTAAGGGGGAGGGGACAGGATGGAACCAGTTTGTATGAATATGATATTACTGGAAAAAGAAGCATAAAATCGATCTATGAAGAAAGAAAAATCACTATAAGAGAAATGAAAAAATTTACAAAAAAAGTCTTGGCACTGCTAAGAGAAGCATCAAGATATCTTTTGGATGCGGATAGGATTGTTTTGGATCCGGAATTTATTTTTTATGAAAATGGGGAATATGCTTTCTGCTACTATCCGCTGGGAGGATGGGATGTATGGAAGGCTTTTCATAAACTAACAGAACATTTTGTGCAGTGGACAGATTATCAGGATGACAATAGCGTGAAATGCGCTTTTTTGCTGCATAAGGAAACTATGCGTGAAAATTATAGTCTGAGGAAAATTTTGAAAAAACTGGAAGAAGATGAAGAAGAAAAAAAGACAGCAATACTTCAGCATACAGAACAAGAACCTGCGGAATATTCATATGACACAAAAGAACATGACTGGATTACAAGTCAGGAAATGGGAAGCAGTATACTGCGAGAGACGGATAATATGTGGAACCCGGTAAAAAACTTTCTGAAACGCCATAAAAAACCGGTATGGAAAGCGTGGGACGGAATTTATATTGATGAAGAAGAATTATAA
- a CDS encoding rhomboid family intramembrane serine protease, whose product MYQKKAVFTIGLLAVNVAVFFFLVFQGRTEDPIFMIEHGAMLTPLVEQGEYYRMISSIFLHFDFSHLMNNMLSLGLLGWQLELTLGKIKYVIIYLCSGIAGNLLSMIVDIRTGEYAVSAGASGAIFGIIGALLYIAVRNHGRIGRISGRGLAWMAVFTLYYGFTSTGVDNYAHIGGLVCGFILAICLYWKKDREYGSFSYR is encoded by the coding sequence ATGTACCAGAAAAAGGCAGTATTTACAATTGGATTATTGGCAGTAAACGTGGCAGTATTTTTCTTTCTGGTATTTCAGGGAAGAACAGAAGATCCGATCTTCATGATAGAACATGGCGCTATGCTTACTCCTTTGGTGGAGCAAGGTGAGTATTATCGAATGATCAGCAGCATCTTTTTGCACTTTGATTTTTCTCATCTTATGAACAATATGCTAAGCCTTGGGTTGTTGGGGTGGCAGCTGGAATTGACACTTGGAAAAATAAAATATGTTATTATATACCTCTGTTCAGGTATTGCCGGAAATCTGCTGTCTATGATTGTGGATATCAGAACAGGAGAGTATGCGGTAAGTGCCGGCGCTTCAGGGGCAATCTTTGGCATTATCGGAGCGCTTCTTTATATAGCGGTCAGAAATCATGGCAGGATTGGCAGGATATCCGGCAGAGGATTGGCGTGGATGGCAGTCTTTACATTGTACTATGGGTTTACAAGCACAGGAGTAGATAATTACGCTCACATTGGCGGGCTGGTCTGCGGATTCATCCTGGCAATATGTTTATATTGGAAGAAGGATCGTGAATACGGTTCCTTTTCCTACCGTTGA
- a CDS encoding sensor histidine kinase: protein MFTSTDYDKLEQLMSEKPENRTLIQKLLSSQEETISAISHEIRNPLTLVYSTLQFLESRHPEIISDRYWRSMREDIEYMKQLLEELSSLNHSTSLSRSVFSFREFMEHIVLSFASSCMDGPIEFTSFLSPSLPTVCADRTKLKEVFLNILRNAAESIDGSGSIRLEAFVQNHNIAVQIEDSGCGISEEQQSQIFQPFVTYKSNGTGLGLAIVRRVIDAHEGQITVTSTVGKGTVFTILLPI from the coding sequence ATGTTTACAAGTACTGATTACGACAAATTAGAACAATTAATGTCAGAAAAGCCCGAAAATCGAACTTTGATCCAGAAACTTTTGTCATCTCAGGAGGAAACGATATCAGCTATCAGCCATGAAATCAGAAATCCCCTCACTTTAGTCTACAGTACGCTTCAGTTTCTGGAATCACGCCATCCCGAAATCATCTCTGACCGTTACTGGCGTTCTATGCGCGAAGATATTGAATATATGAAACAGCTTCTTGAAGAGCTTTCTTCTTTGAATCACAGTACATCCTTAAGCCGTTCCGTGTTTTCTTTCCGCGAATTTATGGAGCATATCGTACTTTCCTTTGCTTCTTCCTGCATGGATGGTCCGATTGAATTTACCTCTTTTTTGTCTCCTTCCCTTCCAACTGTCTGTGCAGACCGCACAAAACTTAAGGAAGTATTTCTCAATATTCTGCGCAACGCTGCAGAATCTATTGACGGATCCGGCTCTATCCGGCTTGAAGCATTTGTACAGAACCACAATATTGCTGTACAGATTGAGGATTCCGGCTGTGGTATCTCCGAGGAACAGCAAAGCCAGATCTTTCAGCCCTTTGTGACCTATAAATCCAATGGAACCGGACTGGGACTTGCCATTGTCCGCCGGGTCATCGATGCCCATGAAGGTCAGATAACTGTAACATCAACGGTAGGAAAAGGAACCGTATTCACGATCCTTCTTCCAATATAA
- a CDS encoding HIT family protein, producing the protein MRDENCIFCKIANGEIPSATLYEDDDFRIILDLGPASKGHALLLPKEHYENLYMLPDELAAKALPVAKKMITKLTEVLGCDGYNVVQNNGETAGQTVFHFHMHLIPRYKGDQVGLGWKMGELTDEERDDILAKLREA; encoded by the coding sequence ATGAGAGATGAAAACTGTATTTTTTGCAAGATAGCAAATGGAGAAATTCCGTCGGCTACTCTTTATGAGGATGATGATTTTCGCATTATTCTGGATCTGGGACCTGCATCCAAGGGGCATGCACTCCTTTTACCTAAGGAACATTACGAGAATCTGTATATGCTTCCCGACGAACTGGCGGCAAAAGCATTGCCGGTTGCAAAAAAAATGATTACAAAACTGACAGAAGTGCTGGGCTGTGACGGATATAACGTCGTGCAGAATAATGGCGAGACTGCCGGCCAGACGGTATTCCACTTCCATATGCATTTAATTCCGCGTTATAAGGGAGACCAGGTTGGGCTTGGATGGAAAATGGGAGAGCTTACAGACGAGGAACGGGACGACATTCTTGCCAAATTGCGAGAGGCCTGA
- a CDS encoding sigma-70 family RNA polymerase sigma factor, producing MDGKWESLQTRNGTTFLPNCERPDRKRNTRDKRNIDVEIEFIGGSGFDAIYEQHKAKIFQTAMMYTKEWHTAEDITQEAFLRYYIYMEHASIDNTRQWLLTTTRNIALNYRRDRSREQLVDFEEFGEDKMDCSESTETIFFRKLWKREVFTSKNEILNSTSPTGSSVYFCTVDIYSFIHPWYGYLSF from the coding sequence TTGGATGGAAAATGGGAGAGCTTACAGACGAGGAACGGGACGACATTCTTGCCAAATTGCGAGAGGCCTGATAGAAAAAGGAATACAAGGGATAAAAGGAATATTGATGTGGAAATAGAATTCATAGGAGGATCCGGATTCGATGCCATATATGAACAGCATAAGGCCAAAATCTTTCAGACAGCAATGATGTACACAAAGGAATGGCATACTGCAGAAGATATTACACAGGAGGCATTTCTTAGATACTATATCTACATGGAACATGCGTCGATCGATAATACCAGACAATGGCTGTTGACAACAACCAGAAATATAGCTTTGAATTACAGAAGAGATCGCAGCAGAGAACAGCTTGTAGATTTTGAAGAATTTGGTGAAGATAAAATGGATTGCAGTGAGAGCACTGAAACGATATTCTTTAGAAAACTCTGGAAGAGAGAAGTGTTTACATCCAAAAATGAAATTTTAAATTCCACCTCTCCTACGGGTAGTAGCGTTTACTTCTGCACAGTTGATATTTACTCTTTCATACATCCATGGTATGGTTATCTCTCCTTCTGA
- a CDS encoding IS30 family transposase, with protein MSKYIPGNQKHLTLENRIYIENELNKGTSFKDIARFLCKDPTTISKEVRAHRLSDWYHKGTFYNAKNFCIHRYHCKKTNACGKIVLCGIKCASCPTCNQTCRNFEKEHCVRLDRAPYVCNGCTKKINHCTLAHKYSYNARFADRKYREKLRDSRTGINMTKRELHKKDQIISPLIEQGQSPYHILTNHPELDMSVRTLYSYLDQGLFTARNIDLKRKVHFKPRRCHKTQITDRAVFSNRLYHDFCSLALTGYVQMDTVHSSRESKKTLLTMFFTKEKLFLAFLMNRCTKGAVRLVFDRLEKRMGTYEFTSVFEYILTDRGSEFGDPDALETGVNGIQRSSIYYCDPMQSGQKGGLEQAHTMLRMILPKGTSFEFLTQWDVNLIVNHINSTPRESLGGRTPYSVALEALGEEVLNAFQLRPIAPDEVNLTPKLIRFNH; from the coding sequence ATGAGTAAATATATTCCTGGTAACCAAAAACATCTTACCCTTGAAAACCGTATCTATATCGAAAACGAACTAAATAAGGGCACTTCCTTTAAGGATATTGCCAGGTTCCTGTGTAAGGATCCTACTACAATCTCTAAAGAAGTCAGGGCTCACCGTCTCTCAGACTGGTATCACAAAGGGACTTTCTATAATGCCAAAAACTTCTGTATTCACCGCTATCACTGTAAGAAAACGAACGCCTGTGGAAAGATTGTCCTGTGCGGAATCAAATGCGCATCCTGTCCTACCTGCAACCAAACCTGCAGAAACTTTGAAAAAGAGCATTGCGTAAGGCTTGACCGGGCTCCCTATGTCTGCAACGGCTGTACGAAAAAAATCAATCACTGCACGCTTGCCCACAAATACTCTTATAACGCCAGGTTCGCTGACAGGAAATACCGGGAAAAACTCCGGGATTCTAGAACAGGTATTAACATGACCAAACGGGAGCTTCACAAAAAGGATCAGATCATTTCCCCTCTGATCGAACAGGGACAGTCTCCCTATCATATCCTGACAAACCATCCGGAGCTGGATATGTCCGTCCGTACCCTGTATTCGTATCTTGACCAGGGACTCTTTACGGCAAGGAACATAGATCTGAAACGGAAAGTTCATTTCAAACCAAGAAGGTGCCATAAAACACAGATCACGGACAGAGCAGTCTTTAGCAACCGATTATATCATGACTTCTGTTCCCTTGCCCTTACAGGCTATGTCCAGATGGATACTGTCCATTCTTCCAGGGAATCAAAAAAGACCTTGCTGACCATGTTTTTCACCAAAGAAAAACTCTTCCTTGCTTTTCTGATGAACCGCTGCACCAAAGGCGCTGTCCGTCTTGTTTTTGACCGTCTGGAAAAGCGTATGGGAACCTATGAATTTACTTCCGTGTTTGAATATATCCTCACGGACCGGGGCTCTGAATTTGGTGATCCGGATGCTTTGGAAACCGGCGTAAACGGAATACAGCGTTCCAGCATTTATTACTGTGACCCGATGCAGAGTGGGCAGAAGGGCGGATTGGAACAAGCACACACGATGCTGCGGATGATCCTCCCAAAAGGAACCAGTTTTGAATTCCTTACACAATGGGACGTAAACCTGATTGTGAACCATATCAATTCCACACCGAGGGAAAGCCTGGGTGGGAGGACGCCATACAGCGTCGCGTTGGAAGCACTTGGAGAAGAGGTCTTAAACGCATTTCAGCTTAGACCGATTGCCCCGGATGAGGTAAATCTGACGCCTAAGCTGATCCGCTTTAATCACTAA
- a CDS encoding undecaprenyldiphospho-muramoylpentapeptide beta-N-acetylglucosaminyltransferase, whose protein sequence is MKRIILTGGGTAGHVTPNIALLPRLKELQYDIHYIGSYNGIEKELIEQFGIPYHGISSGKLRRYFSLQNFTDPFRVLKGFGEAKRLIKLLNPDVIFSKGGFVSVPVVMAGKKCKVPTIIHESDMTPGLANKLSIPSATKVCCNFPETVKLLPADKAVLTGSPIRQELLEGDKEKARLFTGLSPDKPVILIIGGSLGAAAINDAVRSNLPEILKEFQIIHLCGRGKLDPTLNNISGYVQYEYIKDELKDLFALTDIVISRAGANAICELLALHKPNLLIPLSANASRGDQILNARSFERQGFSLVLEEENITSETLLSSIHELYANRRQYVDAMAKSHQQNSIDTIIDLIESAVNE, encoded by the coding sequence ATGAAACGTATCATTTTAACCGGCGGCGGTACCGCCGGCCATGTTACCCCTAATATCGCTTTATTGCCGCGGCTAAAAGAATTGCAGTATGATATTCACTATATTGGTTCTTACAATGGCATTGAAAAAGAATTGATCGAGCAGTTCGGCATCCCTTATCATGGAATTTCTTCCGGGAAGCTCCGCCGCTATTTCAGCCTTCAGAATTTCACAGATCCTTTTCGCGTATTGAAAGGGTTTGGGGAAGCAAAAAGGTTGATCAAACTATTAAATCCTGATGTTATTTTTTCTAAAGGCGGTTTTGTATCCGTTCCTGTTGTCATGGCCGGAAAAAAATGTAAAGTACCTACTATTATACATGAATCCGATATGACTCCCGGTCTTGCAAATAAATTGTCGATTCCCTCTGCCACAAAAGTCTGCTGCAATTTCCCGGAGACAGTAAAACTTCTCCCCGCAGACAAAGCGGTTCTGACCGGCTCTCCCATCCGTCAGGAATTGCTGGAAGGCGATAAAGAAAAAGCCAGATTATTTACGGGATTATCTCCCGACAAACCGGTTATTCTTATTATTGGCGGAAGCCTGGGAGCCGCTGCGATCAATGATGCCGTGCGCAGTAATCTTCCTGAAATCCTGAAAGAGTTCCAGATCATTCATCTGTGCGGACGCGGCAAGCTTGACCCTACTTTAAACAATATAAGCGGCTATGTCCAGTACGAATACATCAAAGATGAGCTGAAAGATCTGTTCGCACTTACGGATATTGTAATATCAAGAGCCGGTGCAAATGCTATCTGTGAGCTGCTTGCCCTTCATAAGCCCAATCTTTTGATACCTTTATCTGCCAATGCAAGCCGCGGCGACCAGATCCTGAATGCCCGTTCCTTTGAACGCCAGGGCTTCAGCCTTGTTCTGGAAGAAGAAAATATTACCAGTGAAACTTTGCTTTCATCTATCCATGAATTGTATGCAAATCGCCGGCAGTATGTAGATGCTATGGCGAAATCTCACCAACAAAATTCTATTGACACTATTATTGATTTAATTGAATCTGCTGTCAATGAATAA
- a CDS encoding DUF4367 domain-containing protein: protein MKEQFDNEQFSQFLNEQLQREAEEIEKELEEHPELADLSPDDSVKDRLYAQIEEYETQKALSKLSEKDREALRLGRMLQKEREEDETRRTVRKRRMGWRRIAALAAVMIFVLGLGITSVGGPKRVMEVMQQMVGGREMTRINSDDDEILSSGESEEEKSYQQIKDELGIDPVRLFTNIDGMRFVGAEIDEMMQTANLLFDMKGNVVSYIVSLSYADGSFGSDIEDQLVDTYPYKTEHFTVEVREYLISETNETEFSAEFDYQEVHYQLTGIMEKAELEEILKNLHFL from the coding sequence ATGAAAGAACAATTCGACAACGAACAATTCAGTCAGTTTTTGAATGAACAGCTTCAGAGGGAGGCAGAAGAAATAGAAAAAGAGCTGGAAGAGCATCCGGAGCTTGCTGATCTGTCCCCTGATGACAGTGTGAAGGACAGGCTGTATGCACAGATAGAAGAATACGAGACACAGAAAGCTCTCAGTAAATTGTCGGAGAAGGACCGGGAGGCTCTCCGTCTGGGAAGAATGCTTCAGAAAGAGCGGGAAGAAGATGAGACCCGCCGGACAGTACGAAAACGCCGTATGGGCTGGAGACGTATTGCGGCCCTTGCTGCTGTGATGATATTTGTGCTGGGACTTGGAATCACAAGTGTAGGCGGACCGAAACGAGTAATGGAAGTCATGCAGCAGATGGTTGGCGGAAGAGAGATGACGAGAATTAATTCAGATGATGACGAGATATTGAGTTCCGGAGAAAGCGAAGAAGAAAAGTCATATCAGCAGATAAAAGATGAATTGGGGATTGATCCGGTGAGACTATTCACAAACATAGATGGAATGCGGTTTGTCGGGGCAGAAATAGATGAGATGATGCAGACGGCAAATCTGCTTTTTGATATGAAAGGAAATGTTGTTTCGTATATTGTCAGCCTGTCCTATGCGGATGGTTCTTTTGGTTCTGATATTGAAGATCAGCTGGTCGATACCTATCCATACAAGACAGAGCACTTTACTGTTGAGGTGAGAGAATATCTGATTTCAGAAACTAATGAAACAGAATTTTCAGCAGAGTTTGATTATCAGGAGGTTCATTATCAGCTGACAGGTATTATGGAAAAGGCAGAATTAGAAGAAATTTTAAAAAATTTACATTTTTTATAA
- a CDS encoding DUF6147 family protein, with translation MKRRIISVCCAAVMIMGLTISAGFQTNATESQPINNHSYLTHETESTGIATLITRGADLQTGYSKIVRLGPGVIYAGGTTIAQHEVESVKVSVMVERAKDENDDWHYVDLWQKENKDSLSVSSNKRLEVEGDWYYRVRCVHSAGNDMSSSYTDGIYIEEP, from the coding sequence ATGAAGAGAAGGATTATATCTGTGTGCTGTGCTGCTGTGATGATTATGGGACTAACAATCAGCGCGGGATTCCAAACAAATGCGACTGAAAGTCAACCTATCAACAATCACTCATATCTCACACACGAAACAGAATCTACAGGTATAGCCACACTAATTACCAGAGGTGCAGACCTTCAGACCGGGTATTCTAAAATTGTACGGTTAGGTCCCGGAGTCATCTATGCCGGAGGAACGACTATTGCACAGCATGAAGTAGAATCTGTAAAAGTGTCTGTGATGGTAGAACGGGCAAAGGATGAAAACGATGACTGGCACTATGTAGATCTTTGGCAGAAGGAAAATAAAGATTCACTTTCTGTCAGTTCCAACAAACGGTTGGAGGTCGAAGGGGACTGGTATTACCGTGTCCGCTGTGTACATTCGGCAGGAAATGACATGAGCAGTTCTTACACCGATGGTATTTACATTGAGGAACCTTAG
- a CDS encoding TIGR03905 family TSCPD domain-containing protein: MQYRPMGVCSRQINVELDGDTIKSVEFVGGCAGNTMGISHLVKGMNVDEAIERMEGIRCGNKPTSCPDQLAKALRAAKDC, from the coding sequence ATGCAGTACAGACCAATGGGCGTCTGTTCCAGACAGATCAATGTAGAATTAGACGGAGACACCATTAAATCCGTAGAGTTTGTCGGAGGATGCGCAGGCAATACAATGGGAATTTCTCATCTCGTCAAAGGAATGAACGTGGACGAGGCCATCGAGCGTATGGAGGGAATCCGCTGCGGCAACAAACCGACATCCTGCCCGGATCAGCTGGCAAAAGCCCTGCGCGCCGCAAAAGATTGTTAA
- a CDS encoding 5'-methylthioadenosine/adenosylhomocysteine nucleosidase encodes MIGIIGAMEDEVAALKEAMEIEKTEEQIGMTFVKGKLCGKDAVVVRSGIGKVNAALCAQILATVYKVDVLINTGIAGSLDARIDIGDMVISTDALYHDMDAVNFGYEPGQIPQMDIFSFPADERLIELAKAANEEANPDIHTFTGRIVTGDQFVSSKEVKESIVEKFHPLCTEMEGAGIAHAAYLNKISYVIIRAISDKADNSATMDYPAFEKQAISHSVRLVKNLLPRI; translated from the coding sequence ATGATAGGAATTATCGGAGCAATGGAAGACGAAGTGGCGGCTCTGAAAGAAGCTATGGAAATAGAAAAAACAGAGGAACAGATCGGCATGACCTTTGTGAAAGGGAAACTGTGCGGAAAAGATGCGGTTGTAGTACGAAGCGGTATCGGCAAGGTGAACGCTGCCCTGTGTGCACAGATTCTTGCTACGGTGTATAAGGTGGACGTGCTGATCAACACAGGAATTGCCGGATCTTTGGATGCCAGAATTGATATTGGAGATATGGTTATTTCTACAGACGCTCTGTATCATGATATGGATGCGGTGAATTTTGGTTATGAACCGGGACAGATCCCGCAAATGGATATCTTTTCTTTTCCGGCGGATGAGCGCCTCATAGAACTTGCGAAAGCGGCAAACGAGGAAGCAAATCCGGATATCCACACTTTTACAGGGAGAATTGTGACTGGAGATCAGTTTGTATCATCAAAAGAAGTAAAAGAAAGTATTGTAGAAAAATTCCATCCTCTGTGCACAGAGATGGAGGGAGCGGGCATTGCGCACGCCGCCTACCTGAACAAAATTTCGTATGTCATAATCCGGGCGATTTCGGATAAAGCCGACAACAGCGCCACGATGGACTATCCGGCTTTTGAAAAGCAGGCAATCAGCCACAGTGTAAGGCTTGTAAAAAATCTGCTTCCGCGGATCTGA
- a CDS encoding glucose-6-phosphate isomerase codes for MSSKVTFDYSKAAAFVKEHEIEAMKKIVEDAKDVLTGRNGAGNDFLGWIDLPVDYDKEEFSRIQKAAEKIKADSEVLIVIGIGGSYLGARAAIEFLRHNFYNMVPKEIRKTPEIYYAGNSISSTYLKHLIDVIGDRDFSVNIISKSGTTTEPAIAFRIFKEMLEKKYGKEEAAKRIYATTDKAKGALKNLATEEGYETFVVPDDVGGRFSVLTAVGLLPIAVSGADIEKLMEGAASGREMALNNPFEENDALQYAAIRNILHRKGKSVEVLANYEPSLHYVSEWWKQLYGESEGKDQKGIFPASVDLTTDLHSMGQFIQDGSRIMYETVMNVETSQEEIILNEEPVDLDGLNYLAGKTVDFVNKSAMNGTVLAHTDGNVPNLMVNIPEQNEYYLGQLFYFFEFACGVSGYVSGVNPFNQPGVESYKKNMFALLGKPGYEKEREELLKRL; via the coding sequence ATGAGCAGTAAAGTGACATTTGATTATTCAAAAGCAGCAGCATTTGTAAAAGAACATGAAATAGAAGCTATGAAGAAGATCGTGGAAGATGCAAAAGATGTGCTGACAGGCAGAAATGGTGCGGGAAATGATTTCCTCGGATGGATCGATCTGCCGGTTGACTATGATAAAGAAGAGTTTTCACGTATCCAGAAAGCAGCAGAGAAAATAAAGGCAGATTCCGAAGTGCTGATCGTGATCGGAATCGGCGGATCCTACCTGGGAGCAAGGGCAGCAATTGAATTTCTGCGCCACAATTTCTACAACATGGTTCCAAAGGAAATCCGTAAGACACCGGAGATTTACTATGCAGGAAACAGCATAAGCAGTACCTACCTGAAACATCTTATTGACGTGATCGGAGACAGAGATTTCTCCGTAAATATTATTTCCAAATCCGGAACTACAACAGAGCCGGCTATCGCATTCCGTATTTTCAAGGAAATGCTGGAGAAAAAATACGGCAAAGAAGAGGCGGCAAAGAGAATTTACGCTACAACTGATAAAGCAAAGGGAGCGCTGAAGAACCTTGCAACAGAAGAAGGTTATGAAACATTTGTTGTTCCGGATGATGTAGGAGGACGTTTCTCTGTACTGACAGCAGTAGGCCTTCTGCCGATCGCAGTCAGCGGAGCAGATATTGAAAAGCTGATGGAAGGCGCGGCATCCGGAAGAGAGATGGCTTTGAACAACCCATTTGAAGAAAACGACGCTCTCCAGTATGCGGCAATCCGAAACATTCTGCACAGAAAAGGAAAATCTGTGGAAGTGCTGGCAAACTATGAGCCAAGCCTTCACTATGTATCAGAATGGTGGAAACAGCTTTACGGCGAAAGCGAAGGAAAAGACCAGAAGGGAATCTTCCCGGCATCTGTTGATCTTACGACAGACCTTCACTCCATGGGACAGTTTATCCAGGATGGAAGCCGTATCATGTATGAAACCGTAATGAATGTGGAAACTTCTCAGGAAGAGATCATTCTGAATGAAGAGCCGGTAGATCTGGACGGATTGAACTATCTGGCAGGAAAGACCGTTGATTTTGTAAATAAGAGCGCAATGAACGGTACTGTTCTTGCACATACAGACGGAAATGTTCCGAACCTGATGGTAAATATTCCGGAGCAGAACGAATATTATCTGGGACAGCTGTTCTACTTCTTTGAATTTGCATGCGGCGTCAGCGGATATGTATCCGGTGTAAATCCTTTCAACCAGCCGGGAGTAGAGAGCTACAAGAAAAACATGTTTGCTCTTCTTGGAAAACCGGGATACGAAAAAGAAAGAGAAGAACTTCTGAAAAGATTGTAG
- a CDS encoding aminotransferase class I/II-fold pyridoxal phosphate-dependent enzyme, giving the protein METLYSRLKAYSDTDYYGFHMPGHKRNQIRFGEGLPYGIDITEIEGFDDLHHADGIIKEAQQEAARLYGAEETKFLVNGSTAGILSAVLGCTKKGDQILVARNCHKSVYHAIFLNELEPVYLWPGFSRQFQLNTEISVSAVKAALTKHSRIKAVVIVSPTYDGVVSDIESIAEAVHERGIPLIVDEAHGAHFGFHPYFPENALKKGADVVIHSLHKTLPSLTQTALLHMRGEYIDKRRISSYLDMLQSSSPSYILMASIHECIRMLREEKEQLFEPYVRNLDTLRKNLQNLKHLKLVQTEHYDRSKLVISVRHTDMSGRELYRELLEKYHLQMEMAAGSYVLAMTSSGDTKEGFARFEQALFELDAAAKLRENVQEDDIAKLPENSVICTSAKAALCGAKETTYLPVEKSEGMISLEYAYLYPPGCPMIVPGERISRECIKRLAGYQKLGFKIEGLEKEGSIGVWNNG; this is encoded by the coding sequence ATGGAGACACTATACAGCAGGCTGAAGGCATACAGCGATACGGATTATTATGGCTTCCACATGCCGGGACACAAAAGAAATCAGATACGTTTTGGTGAAGGGCTTCCCTATGGGATCGATATTACAGAGATTGAGGGGTTTGACGATCTTCATCATGCAGACGGCATTATAAAAGAAGCCCAGCAGGAGGCGGCCAGGCTCTACGGAGCAGAGGAAACGAAGTTTCTGGTAAATGGAAGTACAGCAGGGATTTTAAGTGCTGTTCTTGGCTGTACGAAAAAGGGAGATCAGATCCTTGTTGCAAGAAACTGTCATAAATCCGTCTACCATGCCATATTTCTGAATGAGCTGGAACCGGTCTATCTGTGGCCCGGTTTCAGCCGTCAGTTTCAGTTAAATACGGAAATCTCCGTAAGCGCAGTGAAAGCTGCGCTTACTAAGCATTCCCGGATAAAGGCGGTTGTTATTGTCTCACCCACCTATGACGGAGTTGTCTCTGATATTGAGTCAATTGCAGAGGCAGTCCATGAAAGGGGAATCCCCCTGATCGTGGATGAAGCCCACGGCGCACATTTTGGATTTCACCCTTATTTTCCGGAAAATGCGCTGAAAAAAGGTGCGGATGTGGTGATCCACAGCCTTCATAAAACCCTTCCCTCTCTGACACAGACAGCGCTGCTCCATATGAGAGGGGAGTATATAGATAAAAGAAGGATTTCTTCTTATCTGGATATGCTCCAGTCAAGCAGTCCTTCCTATATCCTGATGGCGAGTATTCATGAATGTATTCGGATGCTCAGGGAGGAGAAGGAGCAGCTTTTTGAACCTTATGTAAGGAATCTTGATACTCTGCGGAAAAATCTGCAGAATCTGAAACATTTGAAACTGGTACAGACAGAACATTACGACCGGTCAAAACTTGTAATTTCTGTAAGACATACGGATATGAGCGGCAGAGAGCTGTACAGGGAGCTTTTGGAAAAGTATCATCTTCAGATGGAGATGGCGGCGGGATCCTATGTACTTGCCATGACATCTTCGGGAGATACGAAGGAAGGATTTGCACGGTTTGAGCAGGCCCTGTTTGAGCTGGATGCAGCTGCTAAACTTCGGGAAAACGTACAGGAAGACGATATAGCAAAACTGCCTGAAAATTCTGTTATCTGTACAAGCGCCAAGGCAGCCCTTTGCGGGGCGAAAGAAACAACATACCTGCCTGTTGAAAAGAGCGAGGGAATGATCTCTTTGGAGTATGCCTACCTCTATCCGCCGGGCTGCCCGATGATCGTACCGGGCGAGCGGATCAGCAGGGAATGTATCAAACGGCTTGCAGGCTATCAAAAGCTTGGTTTTAAAATAGAAGGCCTGGAAAAAGAAGGAAGCATTGGAGTCTGGAACAATGGGTAA